The following are encoded in a window of Rhizobium sp. 11515TR genomic DNA:
- a CDS encoding TniQ family protein: MRGLFKVPVHDDESLISMWSRLSAANGTKARLFAMDKSVNHYDLARGEPGAVARMAEVSGLQPEFLAARSLVRLEPKHTTLAGHRFPSHNAIARTTTRFCPHCLQEDDAREHRFPQARRYFRLRWHLRAVRACPHHDCLIVDGPKPDNPDLNIDFARYNRDYAKDIRRMAAQAVPLPFSGFERFVCDRLERRMGHGDFLDEISLSLAIDMIEQAGICLRYGKRFNGQEGLSEIELHSVSEEAFRYFQRGYAGLDECLDLISKSGEAYNPRVGGIKIYGSLYVRMANRREPEDRVGQEALRDHAVRTFMLTSRARVFGYLVDSRFVSLPAWSKEHGVHHTTFRRLLTTLGREDALVDADGREPLMDVEIAGEVLAFWRGLATSAELERVMGAGIETMRVIQRENLLPPTLPREKNNRYAKYSLADVDVFMKKVLPEKPATDTAGLYPFRTAVRRAHTVQSAVLRLLLDGLISRRGLDPDLPRGINALLLDPKELQRLIAKQVAPDVDASDVLSIEGCADVLRVGRDIVKRLIWSKSLPDVRLSIIDAASKNFRRGVLRTDIEDFRARFVSLREITETYDFGFRKLHSLLLECAPDSKVTFPGVRCMFYKRPVVEDPSVMAAFKKRIAGSRDRRRSRKSPDASPETSQGLGADRTPVATNSVQPVDPR, encoded by the coding sequence ATGAGAGGGCTCTTCAAGGTTCCGGTCCACGACGATGAGTCCTTGATCAGCATGTGGTCGCGTCTGAGCGCGGCCAATGGTACGAAGGCTCGGCTCTTCGCGATGGACAAGAGCGTCAACCACTACGACCTGGCAAGGGGCGAACCGGGCGCCGTCGCCAGGATGGCGGAGGTGAGCGGACTGCAGCCCGAGTTTCTCGCCGCCCGGTCGCTCGTCCGGCTGGAGCCGAAGCACACCACGCTTGCCGGTCACCGATTCCCGAGCCACAACGCCATCGCACGGACGACGACCCGATTCTGCCCGCACTGCCTGCAGGAAGACGATGCGAGAGAGCATCGATTTCCTCAGGCACGCAGGTACTTCCGCCTCCGGTGGCACCTTCGCGCCGTCCGTGCCTGTCCCCATCACGACTGCCTCATCGTCGATGGACCAAAGCCCGACAACCCGGACCTGAACATCGACTTTGCGCGCTACAACCGAGACTACGCCAAGGACATCCGCCGGATGGCGGCGCAGGCGGTTCCCCTGCCCTTCTCCGGGTTCGAAAGGTTCGTGTGCGACAGACTGGAACGCAGAATGGGGCACGGCGATTTCCTAGACGAGATCTCTCTAAGCCTGGCCATCGACATGATCGAGCAGGCCGGTATCTGCCTTCGCTATGGCAAGAGGTTTAACGGCCAGGAGGGATTGAGCGAAATCGAACTGCATTCGGTCAGCGAGGAGGCCTTCCGCTATTTCCAGCGTGGCTACGCTGGGCTTGACGAATGTCTCGACCTGATTTCCAAGAGCGGTGAAGCCTATAACCCGCGCGTTGGCGGCATAAAGATCTATGGTTCGCTTTACGTCAGGATGGCGAACCGCCGCGAACCGGAAGACCGTGTAGGTCAGGAAGCACTCAGAGACCACGCCGTCCGAACCTTCATGCTCACCAGCCGGGCCCGTGTGTTTGGATATCTCGTCGACTCCAGGTTCGTGAGCCTTCCCGCCTGGTCGAAGGAGCACGGGGTGCACCACACGACCTTTCGTAGGTTGCTTACTACGCTAGGCCGCGAGGATGCGCTCGTCGACGCGGACGGGCGAGAACCTCTGATGGACGTCGAGATAGCCGGGGAAGTTCTCGCTTTCTGGAGAGGTCTTGCCACATCCGCCGAACTCGAGCGCGTCATGGGCGCCGGTATCGAAACGATGCGGGTGATCCAGCGGGAGAACCTGCTCCCGCCGACACTGCCCAGGGAAAAGAATAACCGATACGCCAAGTACTCCTTGGCGGACGTCGACGTCTTCATGAAGAAGGTTCTTCCGGAGAAGCCTGCAACCGACACCGCAGGGCTCTATCCCTTTCGTACAGCGGTTCGTCGAGCTCATACCGTTCAGAGCGCCGTCCTTCGTCTCCTTCTCGATGGTCTCATATCGCGTCGCGGACTGGATCCGGATCTTCCAAGGGGCATCAACGCCCTGCTCTTGGATCCCAAAGAACTGCAGCGGCTGATCGCGAAGCAGGTGGCTCCAGATGTCGATGCCTCGGATGTGCTAAGCATCGAAGGCTGCGCTGATGTCCTCCGCGTTGGGCGAGATATTGTTAAGCGGCTGATCTGGAGCAAGTCCCTGCCGGATGTCCGGCTGTCGATCATTGACGCAGCCAGCAAGAACTTTAGACGAGGCGTGTTGCGGACTGACATAGAGGACTTCAGAGCTCGGTTCGTCTCGCTTCGCGAGATCACGGAGACGTACGACTTTGGATTCCGGAAGCTTCATTCGCTGCTGCTTGAATGCGCGCCAGACAGCAAAGTTACCTTCCCCGGTGTCAGGTGCATGTTCTACAAGCGCCCCGTCGTCGAGGATCCGTCGGTAATGGCGGCGTTCAAGAAGAGAATCGCAGGATCACGGGACAGGCGCCGATCGAGGAAGTCACCCGACGCATCGCCAGAAACGTCGCAGGGGCTTGGCGCAGACCGAACGCCGGTTGCCACGAACTCGGTCCAGCCTGTGGATCCACGGTAA
- a CDS encoding TniB family NTP-binding protein gives MSDDVADVVAAAMMARMDDVEIRKVEIMKRVESMITDTNNDEDVIREIKAIVRGAVRSTKVGHALIIVGESHIGKSTLINSVLDAQKPLEKIPDGFGDFYYPLLRVKAPPDCTMKALGEDMLAKLGYDADRKLDEPTVFRMLRSRLRQNGVKVVFVDEFQHVLDAPKIKGVRHLTDTIKNMLQEDDWPIHVILCGLPEIVQIVDRDPKEQMEGRTVVLRLDELNVGEHADLVALQFQAVLDEAGLKSTIDLAHDDPLTTDFLERLFHGARNRLGLMFRMLHFAIEDAIDHEEDTVMLDHWVRAYAKLAKRGRNVFTEKDFWTIKRGVMRDGTLGLEESRSQETAGRIAAGMR, from the coding sequence ATGAGCGACGACGTAGCAGACGTGGTGGCCGCCGCCATGATGGCGCGAATGGACGACGTGGAGATCAGGAAGGTCGAGATTATGAAGCGGGTTGAGAGCATGATCACTGACACGAACAACGACGAGGACGTGATCCGCGAAATCAAGGCGATCGTCCGGGGAGCGGTCCGTTCGACGAAGGTGGGCCACGCGCTGATCATCGTGGGCGAGTCGCACATCGGCAAGAGCACGCTGATCAACAGCGTGCTCGACGCTCAGAAGCCCCTCGAGAAGATTCCCGACGGCTTCGGCGACTTCTACTACCCGCTGCTGCGGGTCAAGGCGCCGCCGGACTGCACGATGAAGGCCCTCGGCGAGGACATGCTTGCAAAGCTCGGCTACGATGCCGACAGGAAGCTGGACGAGCCGACGGTCTTCCGGATGTTGCGGTCCCGTCTGCGCCAGAACGGGGTCAAGGTCGTGTTCGTCGACGAGTTCCAGCACGTGCTCGACGCCCCGAAGATCAAGGGCGTCCGCCACCTGACCGACACGATCAAGAACATGCTGCAGGAGGACGACTGGCCGATCCATGTGATCCTTTGCGGCCTGCCCGAGATCGTCCAGATCGTCGACCGGGATCCGAAGGAGCAGATGGAAGGCCGGACGGTCGTGCTCAGGCTCGACGAGCTGAACGTCGGGGAGCACGCCGATCTCGTGGCGTTGCAGTTTCAGGCAGTCCTCGACGAGGCCGGTCTGAAGTCGACTATCGACCTCGCGCACGACGATCCGCTGACCACCGACTTCCTGGAGAGGCTCTTCCATGGCGCCCGCAACCGGCTCGGCCTGATGTTCCGCATGCTGCACTTCGCGATCGAAGACGCGATCGACCATGAGGAGGACACCGTGATGCTCGACCACTGGGTCCGGGCCTACGCCAAGCTGGCGAAGCGCGGTCGCAACGTGTTCACCGAGAAGGATTTTTGGACGATCAAACGCGGCGTGATGCGCGATGGCACCCTCGGCCTCGAGGAGAGCCGCAGCCAGGAGACCGCGGGCCGCATCGCTGCGGGGATGCGATGA
- a CDS encoding Mu transposase C-terminal domain-containing protein, with the protein MDDLTPDSFYTRFSLGSDDRVRFQGLYYRPWPTRDGYRFEQDGGDRAFDMVKTDTDRLILLRALEVDSGFYTSEQKDARALQHALAAADLPLDVRIRTRKIVTFLDGHRKGKYSKTKEGVEQFYKDFDETENAFLNNETGGTEVDRYTDRNPVKWRQFLKLVRHFVVSGRTANSLVRNYRGSTLHKPKFTPDAERFVEDFIVLHADKRRPSGVQITKDIDTANELRVSQGLSRLELPKKRTIQRRIAAMDSLWKDAGRKDVDEARLAYQMSFEGPIVTRPLQRVELDEKLYDLVVLMQDVGIWDLLHDDAQERILKTRRRLWLSVAFDYATRSVLALRLLKGAPNSRSAVETLQMAVQSKEHITRAVRTLSPWPQCGRPEWVYTDSGPSWRSNDFQDAVYATTGNHCKPPARNPHFRGAIERFFRTMDDRYIQFFTGRTFSNVLAKGKDYDPTKVASLTFDELAYCIVRMIVDCYHNTPHEGLGGQTPLQAWETLNRLYEVKPFESGERTMIAFGVTVVNKSIGPYGIVFAGIPYGGEVLQEIRNRDPHRKVDIRVNLTDLSRIWMRSENGRDYAELKSVHPGLEKVSFARWAAILKRMETHYRKDQQNSWAIVQETIADMRQVSDEAIQRASIGSQVFTSENLARLERKISKGRLFARQSVADYGTSRREAADMADGAGRRRAEPERDAPKTAEAILGSGGDARALDPDRFAKARAAAGIEPEASGDLPQATRRRRASSAEDAAPDGGIPADGRRKREPGAWGFKNRNEDKQS; encoded by the coding sequence ATGGACGATCTGACGCCCGACTCATTCTATACGCGCTTCTCCCTGGGATCGGACGACCGGGTCCGATTCCAGGGACTCTACTACCGTCCCTGGCCTACGAGGGACGGGTACCGCTTCGAGCAGGACGGCGGCGATCGGGCCTTCGACATGGTCAAGACCGACACCGACAGGCTTATCCTGCTCCGGGCACTCGAGGTCGACAGCGGGTTCTACACTTCGGAACAGAAGGACGCGCGCGCCCTGCAGCATGCCCTCGCCGCAGCGGATCTTCCGCTCGACGTGAGGATCCGCACGAGGAAGATCGTCACCTTCCTCGACGGACATCGGAAGGGCAAGTACTCCAAGACCAAGGAAGGCGTCGAGCAGTTCTACAAGGACTTCGACGAGACGGAGAACGCCTTCCTGAACAACGAGACCGGCGGCACCGAGGTCGACCGGTACACGGATAGAAACCCCGTGAAATGGCGGCAGTTCCTGAAGCTGGTCAGGCATTTCGTCGTCAGCGGACGGACCGCCAATTCGCTGGTCAGAAACTATCGGGGCAGTACCCTGCACAAGCCCAAGTTCACTCCCGACGCCGAGCGGTTTGTCGAGGACTTCATCGTCCTGCATGCGGACAAGCGCCGGCCGAGCGGTGTGCAGATCACCAAGGACATCGATACGGCCAACGAGCTTCGGGTGTCGCAGGGTCTGTCGCGCCTCGAACTCCCGAAGAAGCGGACCATACAGCGACGCATCGCCGCGATGGATTCATTGTGGAAGGACGCCGGCCGCAAGGATGTCGACGAGGCTCGCCTCGCCTACCAGATGAGCTTCGAAGGCCCCATCGTCACGCGCCCTCTCCAGCGCGTCGAGCTGGACGAGAAGCTCTACGACCTCGTCGTCCTTATGCAGGACGTCGGCATCTGGGACCTCTTGCACGACGACGCTCAGGAAAGGATTCTAAAGACGCGACGACGCTTATGGCTCTCCGTCGCCTTCGACTACGCTACGAGATCGGTTCTCGCCCTACGCCTTCTAAAAGGCGCTCCAAACAGCCGTTCGGCGGTGGAAACGCTGCAGATGGCGGTCCAGTCCAAGGAGCATATAACACGGGCGGTAAGGACGTTGAGCCCTTGGCCACAGTGCGGTCGTCCCGAGTGGGTCTACACGGACTCCGGCCCGTCGTGGCGGAGCAACGACTTCCAGGACGCCGTCTACGCGACGACGGGCAACCACTGCAAGCCGCCGGCACGCAATCCTCATTTCCGCGGCGCGATCGAACGTTTCTTCCGCACCATGGACGACCGGTACATCCAATTCTTCACGGGCCGCACGTTCAGCAACGTCCTCGCGAAGGGGAAGGACTACGACCCGACGAAGGTAGCGTCGCTGACCTTCGATGAACTCGCCTACTGCATCGTGCGGATGATCGTGGACTGCTACCACAACACTCCCCACGAGGGTCTCGGCGGGCAGACGCCGCTTCAGGCATGGGAGACCCTCAACCGGCTTTACGAAGTGAAGCCGTTCGAAAGCGGCGAACGTACGATGATCGCGTTCGGCGTCACCGTCGTGAACAAGTCCATCGGACCCTACGGGATCGTCTTTGCAGGCATCCCGTACGGCGGCGAGGTCCTGCAGGAAATCCGGAACCGGGACCCTCACCGGAAGGTCGACATCCGGGTGAACCTCACCGACCTGTCACGGATATGGATGCGCTCGGAAAACGGCAGGGATTATGCCGAACTGAAGAGCGTCCATCCCGGACTTGAGAAGGTCAGCTTCGCACGTTGGGCGGCCATCCTGAAACGGATGGAGACCCATTACCGCAAGGATCAGCAGAACTCCTGGGCGATCGTGCAGGAGACCATCGCCGACATGCGTCAGGTCAGCGACGAGGCGATCCAGCGGGCAAGCATCGGATCCCAGGTCTTCACATCGGAAAACCTGGCTCGTCTGGAGCGGAAGATTTCCAAGGGGCGCCTGTTCGCTCGCCAGTCGGTGGCCGACTACGGCACTTCCCGCAGGGAGGCTGCCGACATGGCGGACGGCGCCGGCCGGCGCCGGGCGGAGCCGGAGCGCGACGCTCCGAAGACGGCGGAGGCGATCCTCGGCTCGGGCGGCGACGCGAGGGCGCTCGACCCGGACCGGTTCGCCAAGGCGAGAGCGGCGGCGGGCATCGAACCGGAGGCCTCAGGCGATCTGCCTCAGGCCACGCGTAGACGACGCGCCTCCTCGGCCGAAGACGCCGCGCCTGACGGTGGAATCCCGGCCGACGGCAGGAGGAAACGCGAGCCGGGAGCCTGGGGGTTCAAGAACAGAAACGAGGACAAGCAGTCATGA
- a CDS encoding AAA family ATPase: MPRPTPLEANASTRLSHTVCLLSLRNTLKTHGAVYDGDPFTLAVVVPEELMNDYVGSFKALQRTDAILKTVELAAVATKARGRRDYAEVRLLLRFSDRVLVLLDRAEGLPSFLTAAADLVAKAAPIDEDLLAEAALAAHGSPLSAAEATDLLRYPIEDVLAALRPGRSVAEARKRLESARASTVDSGVTPVESLSGYDEVADWARAVVADVADWRSGRLPWSDIDAGVMLSGPPGVGKTLFARALARSCDCSFIASSLAQWQASGYLNDLLKAMRDTFRIAAERAPAVLLIDEFDAIGDRAAFSGHNAQYCTEVVAGLLECLDGASRREGVIVIGACNHPDRIDKALLRPGRLGRHFRLSLPNAEARTGILKTYLGNVLTKAELAKVVAATIAFSGADLEHLVKAARRRARVQSRKVKLEDLMSSLPPSEPIEGRLRDHICIHEAGHAAAIIALNVGRLEGVVVMDSFRNGTGIGGGAQFDTAGRLHNSEFLMSGLVVQLAGMAAEKVFFGDHLEGAGGGVGSDLHKAADIATCMVAQLGMGGVTNFFSAQSAADLEAIRRTMPEINRRVEQILSDARQEAAQLMARNAYFICELAAILNSKGSVSGDRAMKLFEETGGAR; this comes from the coding sequence ATGCCGCGTCCTACGCCACTCGAAGCGAATGCATCCACCCGGCTTTCCCATACCGTCTGCCTTCTCTCGCTTAGGAACACGCTGAAGACCCACGGCGCCGTCTACGACGGCGATCCGTTCACGCTGGCAGTCGTGGTGCCGGAAGAACTCATGAACGACTATGTCGGCTCTTTCAAAGCGCTGCAGCGGACGGACGCCATCCTGAAAACGGTCGAGCTTGCCGCGGTCGCCACAAAGGCGAGAGGGCGCCGAGACTACGCCGAGGTCAGGCTGCTGCTTCGTTTCAGCGACCGCGTCCTCGTCCTGCTGGACAGGGCGGAAGGACTTCCCTCGTTTCTGACCGCCGCCGCCGATCTGGTCGCCAAGGCGGCTCCCATCGACGAAGATCTGCTTGCGGAGGCTGCGCTGGCGGCGCACGGTTCGCCGCTGTCCGCCGCGGAAGCGACGGATCTCCTCAGGTATCCGATCGAGGACGTCCTCGCCGCGCTGCGGCCGGGCCGGTCCGTTGCCGAGGCCCGCAAACGCCTGGAGTCGGCGAGGGCCTCAACGGTGGACTCTGGCGTTACGCCGGTCGAGAGCCTTTCCGGTTATGACGAGGTGGCGGACTGGGCGCGAGCGGTCGTCGCCGACGTAGCGGACTGGAGGTCGGGACGGCTGCCCTGGAGCGATATCGACGCAGGCGTCATGCTGAGCGGTCCGCCAGGCGTCGGCAAGACGCTGTTCGCCAGGGCCCTTGCCCGAAGCTGCGACTGCTCGTTCATCGCATCGTCTCTCGCCCAGTGGCAGGCGTCGGGTTACCTGAACGATCTTCTCAAGGCCATGCGCGATACGTTTCGCATCGCCGCGGAACGAGCGCCGGCCGTACTGCTCATCGACGAGTTCGACGCCATCGGAGACAGGGCCGCGTTTTCGGGACATAACGCCCAGTATTGCACGGAGGTCGTCGCGGGGCTGCTGGAGTGCCTCGACGGAGCCTCCCGACGAGAGGGCGTGATCGTGATCGGAGCGTGCAACCATCCCGATCGGATCGACAAGGCGCTCCTTCGTCCAGGCCGCCTTGGAAGGCACTTCAGGCTTTCTCTTCCAAACGCTGAAGCGCGGACGGGGATCCTGAAAACCTATCTCGGGAACGTCCTCACGAAGGCCGAGCTGGCCAAGGTCGTAGCGGCGACCATCGCATTCTCAGGTGCGGATCTCGAGCATCTCGTGAAGGCAGCCCGACGAAGGGCACGCGTGCAGTCCCGGAAGGTCAAGCTTGAGGACCTGATGTCCAGCCTTCCGCCGAGCGAACCGATCGAGGGCAGGCTCCGCGACCACATCTGCATACACGAGGCCGGGCACGCCGCCGCCATCATCGCGCTGAATGTGGGTCGGCTCGAAGGAGTGGTCGTGATGGACAGCTTTCGCAACGGGACCGGCATCGGCGGCGGCGCGCAGTTCGATACGGCTGGTCGCTTGCACAACTCGGAGTTCCTAATGTCCGGACTCGTGGTGCAGCTTGCCGGAATGGCGGCGGAGAAGGTGTTTTTCGGAGACCATCTCGAGGGGGCGGGCGGCGGCGTCGGTTCCGACCTGCACAAGGCCGCAGACATAGCGACATGCATGGTCGCCCAGCTTGGGATGGGCGGAGTCACGAACTTCTTTTCAGCCCAGTCTGCCGCCGACCTGGAAGCGATCCGGCGCACGATGCCTGAAATCAACCGGCGGGTGGAGCAGATTCTTTCGGACGCGCGCCAGGAAGCTGCCCAGCTCATGGCCCGCAATGCCTACTTCATCTGCGAGCTCGCCGCGATCCTCAACTCCAAAGGTAGCGTTTCCGGTGACCGGGCTATGAAGCTGTTCGAGGAAACCGGAGGCGCCCGATGA
- a CDS encoding nucleotidyltransferase domain-containing protein, producing MSTIDFMLSRRQQRMLAALLLHPDRQYGSNELIRIGGPGYGAGRRVLQRLEEAGIVMKSSRGNQRLYIANCRHPIFPELRSICVKTFGVADVIAKQLAGFGERISLAFLFGSVAQGTDRADSDIDLMIVGSIDVFELGGAIQRIQELVGRTVDLNLYTNDEWTALRKDRVISAILAREKIMVIGPSG from the coding sequence ATGTCGACTATCGACTTCATGCTTTCACGTCGGCAGCAGCGGATGCTGGCGGCGCTGCTACTTCATCCCGACAGGCAGTACGGATCTAACGAACTGATTCGAATCGGCGGTCCTGGGTACGGAGCCGGCAGGAGAGTTCTCCAGCGGCTTGAAGAAGCCGGCATCGTCATGAAGTCGAGCCGCGGCAATCAAAGGCTCTACATCGCGAACTGCCGTCACCCGATCTTTCCGGAGCTGCGTTCGATCTGCGTTAAGACGTTCGGCGTCGCGGATGTGATCGCCAAGCAGCTTGCAGGCTTTGGTGAACGCATCAGCCTGGCGTTCCTGTTCGGCTCCGTTGCACAAGGGACGGACCGGGCAGACAGCGACATCGATCTGATGATCGTCGGGAGCATCGACGTCTTCGAATTGGGCGGCGCCATTCAGCGCATCCAGGAGCTCGTGGGCAGGACGGTCGACCTCAACCTGTATACGAACGATGAGTGGACGGCTCTTCGGAAGGATCGCGTGATCTCTGCGATACTGGCGCGCGAGAAGATCATGGTCATTGGACCGTCTGGCTGA
- a CDS encoding ABC-three component system middle component 2, with translation MSQSPFNSTLETGIRAVTLLNAFYPRRWGLIEMTWFDHLVVHTGDLSTPRARPGYEAPSSLHPDLPNRVGELLVRRPLIERSLRAMQRVHLVEAYDTDEGLLFGSSEEAPSFLECLQSTYSVALKERAAWLAARFRDMDVDDIKFLVEDRIGRWTAEFQNDDRGPSTGLPT, from the coding sequence GTGTCGCAGAGTCCGTTCAACAGCACTTTGGAAACGGGCATCAGAGCGGTGACGCTGCTCAACGCATTCTACCCGCGCAGATGGGGTTTGATCGAGATGACCTGGTTCGACCACCTGGTGGTCCACACGGGGGATCTGTCGACGCCGCGCGCGCGGCCGGGATATGAAGCACCATCGAGCCTGCATCCCGACCTTCCAAACCGTGTTGGAGAGCTGCTCGTCCGCCGCCCGTTGATCGAAAGAAGCCTTCGGGCGATGCAGCGGGTCCATCTCGTCGAAGCATACGACACCGACGAAGGACTTCTCTTCGGTTCGAGCGAGGAAGCGCCGAGCTTTCTGGAATGCCTGCAGTCGACTTATTCGGTCGCCTTGAAAGAGCGGGCCGCCTGGCTTGCGGCCCGCTTCCGAGACATGGACGTCGACGATATCAAATTCCTCGTCGAGGACCGTATCGGCAGATGGACGGCGGAGTTTCAGAACGACGATCGTGGTCCCTCGACAGGGTTGCCGACATGA
- a CDS encoding ABC-three component system protein gives MRPDYAAQLKAMHPDDLERFVADWLSIRRKEYVEWDDWGGAGDRGRDVVGYVTKDRHEGTWDNFQCKRLKINLALGSALVELGKIFMHSAEGHYSLPRNYTFVAPRGVGRSLQELSTHPERFRRALLDQWDSQISNELVENKTIPLSDEIRSKVMEFDFRNIFCLTASKLVKEPSCMPVLVSWFGADPGKAPAGTVPIDFQTEESPYLGQLLKVYEERTGRTFESPAAALADADFGEHFRDQRVRFFDAVEFEKFYRDSTPDDYVPAFKDDIYHGVVDVHRDTEGDRLAKLNGVMRQAALLRPPGILGMHAGSKVKQGTCHRLANEGTLKWA, from the coding sequence ATGCGCCCCGACTACGCTGCTCAACTTAAGGCGATGCATCCGGACGATCTCGAACGTTTCGTGGCTGATTGGCTGTCGATCCGCAGGAAGGAATACGTCGAGTGGGACGACTGGGGCGGCGCCGGGGACCGTGGGCGCGACGTCGTCGGATACGTGACCAAGGATCGTCATGAGGGAACTTGGGACAACTTCCAATGCAAGCGGCTGAAGATCAATCTCGCGCTCGGGTCCGCGTTGGTGGAGCTTGGCAAGATCTTCATGCATTCGGCGGAGGGACACTATTCGCTACCGCGGAACTACACGTTCGTTGCTCCGCGCGGCGTCGGGCGGTCCCTGCAGGAACTTTCGACCCACCCCGAAAGATTTCGGCGCGCGCTGCTGGATCAGTGGGACAGTCAGATTTCCAACGAGCTGGTCGAAAACAAGACGATCCCGCTGAGCGACGAGATTCGCAGCAAGGTGATGGAATTCGACTTCAGAAACATCTTTTGCCTCACCGCTTCCAAGCTCGTGAAGGAGCCGTCCTGCATGCCGGTTCTCGTGAGCTGGTTCGGGGCCGATCCGGGCAAGGCGCCGGCCGGTACGGTGCCCATCGATTTCCAGACCGAGGAGTCGCCCTATCTTGGCCAGCTCCTGAAGGTCTATGAGGAAAGAACCGGCCGGACTTTCGAATCTCCTGCTGCTGCGCTCGCTGATGCGGACTTCGGAGAGCACTTCCGTGATCAACGCGTCCGGTTCTTCGACGCGGTGGAGTTCGAGAAATTCTACAGGGACTCAACCCCCGACGACTACGTGCCTGCATTCAAGGACGACATCTACCATGGGGTTGTCGACGTCCATCGCGACACGGAAGGTGACCGCCTCGCGAAGCTGAACGGCGTCATGCGGCAGGCTGCGCTGCTTCGGCCACCGGGCATTCTCGGAATGCATGCGGGTTCCAAGGTGAAGCAGGGCACTTGCCATCGTCTTGCCAACGAGGGAACCTTGAAATGGGCATGA